A portion of the Blastopirellula sediminis genome contains these proteins:
- a CDS encoding phosphoribosyl-ATP diphosphatase, with product MAPNESHILAQLMAVIEDRKANPPEKSYTTKLFTGGVEKIGGKIMEEAAETVEAAGEPGDEGKAHLIYEAGDLIYHLFVLLCHKEITLAEVEQELARRFGVSGIDEKASRKTDN from the coding sequence GTGGCGCCCAACGAATCCCACATTCTCGCTCAATTGATGGCGGTGATCGAGGACCGTAAGGCCAATCCGCCCGAAAAATCGTATACGACCAAGCTGTTTACCGGCGGAGTCGAAAAAATCGGCGGCAAAATCATGGAAGAAGCGGCCGAGACGGTCGAAGCGGCCGGCGAACCTGGGGATGAAGGGAAAGCTCACTTGATCTACGAAGCAGGCGATTTGATTTATCACCTCTTCGTCCTGTTGTGCCACAAAGAGATTACGCTCGCCGAAGTCGAGCAAGAATTGGCCCGACGATTCGGCGTCTCGGGCATCGACGAAAAAGCGTCGCGCAAGACTGATAACTAA
- the miaA gene encoding tRNA (adenosine(37)-N6)-dimethylallyltransferase MiaA, producing the protein MKFTLLPPLMNASEEVDFLDCWFLTGPTAGGKSAIGLQLARQIDAEILSLDSMALFRGMDIGTAKPSPAEQAQVPHHLIDVLDPTEDSSVANYLELAAAAVRDIRGRGKQALFVGGTPLYLKGLLRGLTSGPAPDPEFRRMVEEEVAAVGAEALHRRLKQVDPLSAARINPNDVRRMIRALEVYKSTGQPISHLQNDFDEGRDADDCRVFALDWPRAELHDRINRRVDQMFAAGLVAEVEKLMHWGAPLSDTALQAVGYREVIDHLEGKCSLAAATEKVKTRTRQFAKRQCTWFRSLSECRIVPLTGELDVHQIANEIANAGTA; encoded by the coding sequence TTGAAATTTACGCTGTTACCCCCGCTGATGAACGCTTCCGAAGAGGTCGATTTTCTCGATTGTTGGTTTCTGACCGGTCCTACGGCCGGCGGAAAATCGGCGATCGGCCTGCAATTGGCCCGGCAAATCGACGCCGAAATCCTCTCCCTCGACTCGATGGCCCTCTTTCGCGGCATGGATATCGGGACCGCCAAACCGAGCCCCGCCGAACAGGCCCAGGTACCCCATCACCTGATCGACGTCCTCGATCCGACCGAAGACTCGAGCGTCGCTAACTACCTGGAACTGGCCGCCGCCGCCGTCCGCGACATCCGCGGCCGCGGCAAGCAGGCCCTCTTCGTCGGCGGCACGCCTCTTTATTTAAAGGGGCTCCTCCGCGGGCTCACTTCCGGTCCGGCTCCGGATCCGGAGTTCCGCCGGATGGTCGAAGAGGAAGTCGCCGCCGTTGGCGCCGAAGCGCTCCATCGCCGTCTCAAGCAAGTCGATCCGCTCTCCGCCGCGCGGATCAATCCGAATGACGTCCGCCGGATGATCCGGGCGCTCGAAGTCTACAAGTCGACCGGTCAGCCGATCAGTCATTTGCAAAACGACTTTGACGAAGGTCGCGACGCCGATGACTGCCGCGTCTTCGCCCTCGACTGGCCGCGGGCCGAACTGCATGACCGGATCAACCGCCGCGTCGATCAAATGTTCGCCGCCGGACTGGTCGCCGAAGTCGAAAAATTGATGCACTGGGGCGCTCCACTCAGCGACACCGCCCTTCAGGCAGTCGGCTATCGCGAAGTGATCGATCACCTCGAAGGCAAATGCTCGCTCGCCGCAGCGACCGAAAAGGTGAAGACTCGCACGCGCCAATTCGCCAAACGCCAATGCACGTGGTTCCGCAGTCTGAGCGAATGCCGCATTGTGCCTCTGACCGGCGAACTGGACGTTCATCAAATTGCCAACGAAATCGCCAACGCCGGAACGGCGTAA
- a CDS encoding sulfatase-like hydrolase/transferase — protein sequence MLRIATSLVLLLLTAAIAQAAEPAPFHPKFYAFENGLGFENEPETLKRLGYDGVSQVSATGEKLAEQIAVYDKVGLKVLSVYLNVDNGPIAAEAVRPLADRGALIELTVRKLTPESIAAVRATAEMASKLNIRVALYPHHGNDIATIPQALDLIKEVNHPNLGVMFNLCHFLKNEDPKDLANVLHQAAPHLFAVSTAGAKRDGTNWHELIQPLDQGDFPQKRLFLKLKNLRFDGPVSLQCYGVPGDKQKNLQRSIIAWRKTLADVSRSEVQAIPDSSAKRPNVLFIAVDDFRVQLGCYGDPVVQTPNIDRLASRSMLFERAYCQQALCNPSRTSIMTGRYPDSLGVWDLPTHFREIEPNLVTLPEHFKRQGYFTRDIGKIYHNYRQKIDNDPQSWLTPSMYDIGAHSQDWYVAGKPFELHKVPKGPSFQRVDVPDEAYLDGRIAAEAVKELKRQADLQQPFFLAVGFWKPHLPFNAPKKYWDQYDPEVIASHLPPQPIGDAPEIARHDNRELRGYTDLPKQGEIPADANLRLHHGYYAAISFVDAQIGKVLDALEAAGLADNTIVVLWSDHGFQLGEHHLWCKTTNFDLDAHVPLLIADPRSKSPQQRTTSLVELVDLYPTLVDLAGLPPVDKLDGQSLRPILQDPSAAIRQSALTQHPRPAYYQGKPKVMGYSIRTDQYRYTEWRDFESGEVEAVELYDHQNDPGEIRNLAGEESHQKGIAELAKSLAMRISHTKP from the coding sequence ATGTTACGAATCGCCACTTCCCTCGTTCTCTTACTTCTCACGGCCGCCATCGCCCAAGCCGCAGAGCCCGCGCCGTTTCACCCCAAGTTCTACGCCTTCGAGAACGGTCTCGGATTTGAGAACGAGCCGGAGACGTTAAAGCGCCTCGGCTATGACGGCGTCAGCCAGGTTTCGGCCACCGGCGAAAAGCTGGCCGAGCAGATCGCCGTTTATGACAAAGTGGGGCTCAAGGTTCTGAGCGTCTATCTGAATGTCGACAACGGCCCGATTGCCGCCGAGGCGGTTCGGCCGCTTGCCGATCGCGGGGCGCTGATTGAATTGACCGTCCGCAAGTTGACGCCGGAGTCGATCGCCGCCGTGCGGGCAACGGCCGAGATGGCGAGCAAGCTCAACATCCGCGTCGCCCTTTATCCGCATCATGGCAACGATATCGCCACGATTCCGCAGGCGCTCGATCTGATTAAGGAGGTAAACCACCCGAACCTCGGCGTGATGTTCAATCTCTGCCATTTTCTGAAGAACGAAGATCCGAAAGACCTGGCGAACGTCCTCCATCAAGCCGCTCCGCATCTCTTCGCCGTCAGCACCGCCGGCGCCAAGCGCGACGGCACAAATTGGCACGAACTGATCCAGCCGCTCGACCAAGGCGACTTCCCCCAAAAGCGTCTCTTCCTGAAGTTGAAGAACCTGCGCTTCGACGGTCCCGTCTCGCTGCAATGCTACGGCGTCCCCGGCGACAAGCAAAAGAATCTCCAGCGCTCGATCATCGCGTGGCGGAAAACTCTTGCCGACGTGTCGCGCAGCGAAGTCCAGGCTATCCCCGATTCCTCGGCCAAACGCCCCAACGTCCTCTTCATCGCCGTTGACGACTTCCGCGTGCAGCTTGGCTGCTACGGCGATCCGGTCGTGCAGACGCCGAACATCGATCGACTCGCCAGTCGAAGCATGCTCTTCGAGCGGGCCTACTGCCAACAGGCCCTCTGCAATCCTTCGCGCACGTCGATCATGACGGGGCGTTATCCTGATTCGCTAGGCGTGTGGGATTTGCCGACGCACTTTCGCGAGATCGAACCGAATCTTGTCACGCTGCCGGAGCATTTCAAGCGGCAAGGTTATTTCACCCGCGACATCGGCAAGATCTATCACAACTACCGGCAGAAGATCGATAACGATCCGCAGTCGTGGTTAACGCCGTCGATGTACGACATCGGCGCCCATTCGCAAGACTGGTATGTCGCAGGCAAACCGTTTGAACTCCACAAGGTTCCCAAAGGCCCTTCGTTTCAACGGGTCGATGTGCCGGACGAGGCCTATCTCGACGGGCGGATCGCCGCCGAAGCGGTCAAAGAACTGAAGCGGCAAGCTGATTTGCAGCAACCGTTTTTTCTGGCGGTCGGCTTCTGGAAACCGCATCTCCCTTTCAACGCGCCCAAAAAGTATTGGGACCAGTACGATCCCGAAGTGATCGCGTCGCATCTCCCACCGCAACCAATCGGCGACGCCCCCGAGATCGCCCGGCATGACAATCGCGAATTACGCGGCTACACCGACCTTCCGAAGCAGGGAGAAATTCCGGCCGACGCGAATCTGCGACTGCACCACGGCTATTACGCCGCCATCAGCTTCGTCGACGCCCAGATCGGCAAAGTGCTCGACGCGCTGGAAGCGGCCGGCCTCGCCGACAACACGATCGTCGTCCTCTGGTCCGATCATGGTTTTCAGCTCGGCGAACATCACCTCTGGTGCAAGACGACCAACTTTGACCTCGACGCGCATGTCCCCCTGCTGATCGCCGACCCGCGCAGCAAGTCCCCCCAACAAAGAACCACGTCGCTGGTCGAGCTGGTCGATCTCTACCCGACGCTCGTCGATCTGGCCGGTCTTCCTCCGGTCGATAAACTCGACGGCCAAAGCCTCCGCCCAATCCTGCAAGATCCGAGCGCCGCCATCCGCCAATCGGCCCTGACGCAACACCCGCGGCCAGCCTATTACCAAGGGAAACCGAAGGTGATGGGCTATTCGATCCGCACCGACCAGTATCGCTACACCGAATGGCGAGATTTTGAGAGCGGCGAAGTGGAAGCGGTGGAACTCTACGACCACCAAAACGATCCGGGCGAGATTCGTAATCTGGCTGGTGAGGAATCGCACCAGAAAGGAATTGCCGAACTAGCCAAGTCGCTCGCGATGCGAATCTCCCACACGAAGCCGTAG
- a CDS encoding AI-2E family transporter, translating into MTSPKMFSFWALLAIVGIAAFFTYQVMSIFLVPMFLAAILVVIFRPVHDWMLEKLKGRNALAAGATTLAILLIVLVPLIGIFSMAIKETIDLVRSDDQPKVEVRLDRLRNRMGLTIPNPPLYHQIVEELDNLIETPPTGRSADAATALITQLRTDLDKYREDLGEATVQEIEFNRGSDLENRDQLIADARAGNIEPVAAVVSGAMTFPTLSGDVIQRWRGMLEGIDIANAQLGEIVDAVQKEQLTPGDLIFSSRMEDVRSSLRRQMVAYLGGQPMATLRLYANPGDSEASRLQAVAIDRLETYVLPVTGAGAKFLGSLVLGLGILILSLYYFFYDGPALISAAMRLSPLEDEYERQLIEEFSTVSRAVVLATLLSALAQGILAGIGFWFCGLESVFLLMFLTMTLAMVPFLGAASVWVPVSIWLIVAEEKIAAGVGLAIYGVAVISLVDNIIKPFVLHGQSKLHPLLALLSVLGGVSALGPIGILVGPMLVAFMQVLLNMLRGELVKMAEAESSSETNLRKSS; encoded by the coding sequence ATGACTTCGCCGAAAATGTTCTCCTTCTGGGCGCTTCTGGCCATCGTCGGCATCGCCGCCTTTTTCACCTACCAGGTAATGTCAATCTTCCTGGTGCCAATGTTCCTGGCCGCCATCCTGGTGGTGATCTTCCGCCCGGTCCATGACTGGATGCTGGAAAAACTGAAAGGACGCAACGCCCTGGCGGCCGGCGCGACGACCCTGGCCATCTTGCTGATCGTGCTCGTCCCGTTGATTGGCATCTTCTCGATGGCGATTAAGGAAACGATCGACTTGGTCCGGAGCGACGACCAGCCGAAGGTGGAAGTCCGGCTCGATCGGCTCCGCAACCGAATGGGACTGACGATCCCCAACCCTCCCCTCTACCACCAGATCGTTGAAGAACTGGACAACCTGATCGAAACGCCCCCAACCGGACGATCGGCGGATGCCGCGACCGCATTGATCACACAATTGCGGACCGATCTCGACAAATATCGCGAGGATCTGGGGGAAGCGACGGTCCAAGAGATCGAATTCAACCGTGGATCGGACCTCGAAAACCGGGATCAACTGATCGCTGACGCCCGAGCCGGAAACATCGAGCCCGTCGCCGCGGTCGTGTCCGGCGCCATGACCTTCCCGACGCTGAGCGGTGATGTGATCCAGCGGTGGCGCGGGATGCTGGAAGGAATTGATATCGCCAACGCTCAGCTGGGAGAAATCGTCGACGCCGTCCAGAAAGAGCAACTCACCCCCGGCGACTTGATCTTCTCTTCCCGAATGGAAGATGTCCGATCGTCGCTGCGGCGCCAAATGGTCGCCTATCTCGGCGGTCAGCCGATGGCGACCTTGCGGCTCTACGCAAATCCAGGCGATAGCGAAGCGTCACGTTTGCAGGCCGTTGCGATCGATCGCCTGGAAACGTACGTCTTGCCGGTCACCGGCGCCGGGGCGAAGTTTCTCGGCAGCCTGGTGCTGGGGCTCGGCATTTTGATCCTCAGCTTGTACTACTTCTTCTATGACGGCCCGGCGCTGATCAGCGCGGCGATGCGACTTTCTCCACTCGAGGATGAATACGAACGGCAACTGATCGAAGAATTCAGCACTGTCAGTCGGGCCGTCGTGCTGGCGACCTTGCTATCAGCGCTGGCGCAAGGAATTTTGGCCGGCATCGGCTTCTGGTTCTGCGGGCTCGAGTCGGTCTTCCTGCTGATGTTCCTCACCATGACGCTGGCGATGGTCCCCTTTTTGGGCGCCGCGTCGGTCTGGGTGCCGGTCAGCATCTGGTTGATCGTGGCGGAGGAAAAGATTGCGGCTGGCGTAGGATTGGCAATCTACGGGGTTGCGGTCATTTCGCTCGTCGACAACATCATCAAGCCGTTCGTTTTGCACGGCCAATCGAAACTTCACCCGCTGCTGGCGCTGCTATCGGTGCTTGGCGGCGTCTCAGCACTCGGTCCGATCGGGATTTTAGTCGGGCCGATGTTGGTCGCTTTTATGCAAGTATTATTGAACATGTTGCGAGGAGAGCTCGTAAAAATGGCCGAAGCGGAATCCTCGAGCGAGACAAACTTGAGGAAATCCTCTTAA
- the hisG gene encoding ATP phosphoribosyltransferase — protein MENLRIGVPSKGRLAELATDLLKDAGLSFRRQDRSLFALVKDAPVEVTFLRTDDIPVLCAEGAIDMGITGSDLVAEAGVDVVERLALGVGNCRLAVCVPEDSGIHAAADLDGARIATSFPHVTEKYLAEHGAKAHMVTLSGSVEVMISLGVADAIVDLVETGSTLAANRLRILDEIGRYETILIQNHNPRHEEMANRVVRRLEGVVIARSYSLLEYNIPRVKLAEAEAITPGFNSPTVNALEDPDWCAVRVMVRRKEVIPAMERLEVIGASAILETQIANCRL, from the coding sequence ATGGAAAACCTCCGCATCGGCGTCCCCAGCAAAGGACGTCTGGCTGAACTGGCCACTGACCTTTTGAAAGACGCCGGGCTCAGCTTCCGTCGCCAGGATCGCAGCTTGTTCGCCCTGGTCAAAGACGCTCCGGTCGAAGTCACTTTCCTGCGGACCGACGACATCCCGGTGCTCTGCGCCGAAGGGGCGATCGACATGGGAATCACCGGCAGCGACCTGGTCGCCGAAGCCGGAGTCGACGTCGTCGAACGCTTGGCGCTGGGCGTCGGCAATTGCCGCCTGGCCGTTTGCGTGCCGGAAGATAGCGGAATTCACGCCGCCGCCGACCTGGATGGCGCTCGGATCGCGACCAGCTTTCCGCACGTTACCGAGAAGTACCTGGCCGAACATGGGGCGAAGGCTCATATGGTGACGTTGTCAGGCAGCGTCGAAGTGATGATCTCGCTCGGCGTCGCCGACGCGATCGTCGACCTGGTCGAGACCGGCAGCACGCTGGCCGCCAACCGCTTGCGAATCTTGGACGAGATCGGCCGCTACGAAACGATCCTGATTCAGAACCACAACCCACGTCACGAAGAGATGGCCAATCGGGTCGTCCGCCGGTTGGAAGGGGTCGTGATCGCGCGGAGCTACTCGCTGCTCGAATACAACATCCCCCGCGTGAAGTTGGCCGAAGCGGAAGCGATTACGCCGGGCTTCAACTCGCCGACGGTCAACGCCCTGGAAGATCCCGATTGGTGCGCCGTCCGGGTGATGGTTCGCCGCAAGGAAGTGATTCCGGCGATGGAACGGTTGGAAGTGATCGGCGCGTCGGCGATTCTGGAAACGCAGATCGCCAACTGCCGCTTGTAA
- a CDS encoding alpha/beta hydrolase yields MNRLVLLLLALVFVHVVENRAFAQFGGGAPQPQPPVFGEPDEHGERYVTFMTFSARDPVVGLVSPDLFPDSQENLGEKMIEYEHHRFMTIIGPVPPGTYRYRFTSDRPGEWRKFRFPEKTPMDMRDVAHGVVAGINYYSPYQRAFVQFHVYTPPGYEKNDKSYPLLYIFCGDRSYSSEAWGELSRVNLILDNLIAEGKAQPMVVAICSNPDARFAYNNLFRNELREYVEKNYRLLPGGEHRALLGSSILDLAFQEQGKFAYVANLNAAAPYFPFFSEDQDEVETWEKHHQRQLADADWKNEIRLFWFGYRQGFKESANVDQLGLLLTQNNFPVEVYRSDKVNYWQNQRDYLIELLPKLFQASEN; encoded by the coding sequence ATGAACCGACTCGTTTTGCTGCTACTAGCGCTAGTCTTCGTCCATGTCGTCGAGAACCGCGCATTCGCTCAATTCGGCGGCGGAGCCCCTCAACCTCAGCCTCCCGTTTTTGGAGAGCCTGACGAACATGGCGAACGTTACGTCACCTTCATGACTTTCTCGGCTCGCGATCCGGTTGTCGGTCTTGTCAGCCCCGATCTCTTTCCGGATAGCCAAGAGAATCTCGGCGAGAAGATGATCGAGTACGAACACCATCGATTCATGACGATCATTGGCCCTGTCCCGCCAGGAACCTATCGCTATCGTTTCACTTCCGATCGTCCTGGCGAGTGGCGGAAGTTTCGCTTTCCGGAAAAGACGCCGATGGACATGCGCGACGTGGCGCACGGGGTCGTCGCCGGCATCAATTACTACAGTCCCTATCAGCGAGCGTTCGTCCAGTTCCACGTCTACACGCCGCCGGGCTACGAAAAGAACGACAAGTCATACCCCCTTCTCTACATCTTCTGCGGAGATCGCTCCTACTCGAGCGAGGCGTGGGGCGAACTCAGTCGAGTCAACCTGATCCTGGACAATCTGATTGCGGAGGGCAAAGCGCAGCCGATGGTCGTCGCGATTTGCAGCAATCCGGACGCTCGCTTTGCCTACAACAACCTCTTTCGCAACGAACTTCGCGAATACGTCGAAAAGAACTACCGACTCCTCCCCGGCGGCGAACATCGCGCGCTATTGGGGAGCTCGATCCTCGATCTCGCCTTCCAAGAACAGGGAAAGTTCGCCTATGTCGCCAATCTCAACGCCGCCGCCCCGTACTTTCCCTTCTTCAGCGAGGATCAAGACGAGGTCGAGACCTGGGAAAAGCACCACCAGCGCCAACTTGCTGACGCCGATTGGAAAAATGAAATCCGACTCTTCTGGTTCGGATATCGCCAAGGCTTCAAAGAATCGGCCAACGTCGATCAACTTGGCCTGCTACTCACGCAGAACAACTTTCCAGTCGAAGTTTATCGCTCTGACAAAGTAAACTACTGGCAAAATCAACGCGATTACCTCATCGAGCTGTTGCCGAAGCTGTTTCAGGCAAGCGAGAATTAA
- a CDS encoding lysylphosphatidylglycerol synthase transmembrane domain-containing protein encodes MPEPSPKRSWKSWLTLAAKIVIFIVVVVGVWYNISKAVQDMRTHGDSVGPIQWGWLVAAGAIYTLASLPMASYWYFVLLALGQKPSYGKAVRAFFIGHLGKYVPGKAMVVVLRTSLVQGEHVEKTVAVVAVFIETLTMIAVGAAYSGVILAVLFREQLILLAIAAALGICAFVPTLPSIFRKVVTVLRVTRLNPRLEDHMQGLNYRLMGIGWFAYFIAWSLMGLSYLAAMQAIPGADAAMTNPWAALPLLISAVALAMIAGFVSLLPGGFGIRELILMQLTAPVFGRPVAVVGAVLLRVSWMVAEIVFSIILYVLPFAFSRRKAADAAVDESVPTPPIAR; translated from the coding sequence GTGCCTGAACCGTCCCCGAAAAGATCCTGGAAAAGCTGGCTGACGCTGGCGGCGAAGATCGTCATCTTTATCGTGGTGGTCGTAGGGGTCTGGTACAACATCTCCAAGGCGGTGCAGGATATGCGCACCCATGGCGATTCGGTCGGCCCGATTCAGTGGGGCTGGCTCGTCGCCGCCGGCGCGATCTACACATTAGCTTCGCTGCCGATGGCCTCTTATTGGTATTTCGTGCTCCTCGCGCTGGGGCAAAAGCCGAGCTACGGCAAAGCGGTGCGAGCCTTCTTTATTGGCCATCTCGGCAAGTACGTCCCCGGCAAAGCGATGGTGGTCGTGCTGCGAACGAGCCTGGTGCAGGGCGAGCATGTTGAGAAAACGGTCGCCGTCGTCGCCGTATTTATTGAAACGCTGACGATGATCGCCGTCGGCGCCGCTTACTCGGGCGTGATCCTGGCCGTTTTGTTTCGCGAGCAGTTGATTCTGTTGGCGATCGCCGCGGCGTTGGGAATTTGCGCGTTCGTGCCGACGTTGCCGTCGATCTTTCGCAAGGTGGTGACCGTCTTGCGGGTCACGCGACTCAATCCGCGGCTCGAAGATCATATGCAAGGCTTGAACTATCGCTTGATGGGAATTGGGTGGTTCGCCTACTTCATCGCTTGGAGCCTGATGGGACTTAGCTATTTGGCGGCGATGCAAGCGATCCCAGGGGCGGACGCGGCGATGACAAACCCGTGGGCAGCGCTGCCGCTGCTGATCTCGGCCGTCGCTCTTGCGATGATCGCAGGCTTCGTCTCGCTGTTGCCGGGCGGCTTTGGAATTCGTGAACTGATCCTGATGCAACTGACCGCGCCGGTCTTCGGTCGCCCGGTTGCCGTTGTGGGGGCGGTCTTGCTGCGCGTTTCCTGGATGGTGGCGGAAATCGTATTCTCAATTATTCTATATGTCTTGCCTTTCGCCTTTTCGCGACGCAAAGCGGCTGACGCCGCGGTCGACGAATCGGTTCCCACCCCGCCTATCGCTCGCTAG
- a CDS encoding TlpA family protein disulfide reductase has product MSLLTHNLRASLLAVAAIATPVCILSPAAFAADAAPAAVEAEAVVDFDPATSDDVAALSAHIDTLRRELGGLKGTAEERKAGFVTLMGEMTVTCQRIIDLNATGTTLAKANTFKIVSLGAISGATGSDEDKAAFDAAIDEGLASEISDVVQISIYQLLDGHIRGRMTGKELDVDQMLADAQKKIAMDKPGVPGLIAAKIIAPYFIGVNRPEGVEMLANAIELNADSDNPAIQSALKKVEGLHRRSTIIGKPLELSGTMLDGSELDWSAYRGKVVLVDFFATWCGPCRAEMPHVLEMYEKYKGQGFEVLGISLDDSKENAESYIAEMKLPWKTMLPVEESERGWNHPLVTYLGIDGIPQAILVDQEGNVINLNARGDKLTSELKRLLDPAPEAPAAAADKT; this is encoded by the coding sequence ATGTCTCTTTTGACGCACAATCTGCGTGCTTCTCTGTTGGCCGTCGCTGCGATTGCGACGCCTGTCTGCATTCTGTCGCCAGCCGCGTTTGCCGCCGATGCGGCGCCTGCCGCCGTCGAAGCGGAAGCGGTCGTTGATTTTGATCCGGCGACCTCCGACGACGTCGCCGCGCTATCGGCCCACATTGATACGCTTCGTCGCGAGCTGGGCGGCCTGAAAGGGACGGCCGAAGAGCGCAAAGCCGGCTTCGTTACGCTAATGGGCGAGATGACCGTCACCTGCCAACGGATCATCGACCTCAACGCCACCGGAACGACGCTCGCCAAGGCCAACACCTTTAAGATCGTCTCGCTCGGCGCCATCTCCGGCGCGACCGGATCCGACGAAGACAAAGCCGCCTTCGACGCCGCGATCGACGAAGGTCTCGCCAGCGAAATTTCTGACGTCGTGCAAATCTCCATCTACCAATTGCTCGACGGTCACATCCGCGGCCGCATGACCGGCAAAGAGCTTGACGTCGACCAGATGCTCGCCGACGCCCAAAAGAAGATCGCCATGGACAAGCCAGGCGTCCCCGGCCTGATCGCCGCGAAGATCATCGCTCCTTACTTCATCGGCGTGAATCGCCCGGAAGGGGTCGAGATGCTCGCCAACGCGATCGAGCTGAACGCCGACTCCGATAATCCCGCGATTCAGTCGGCCCTGAAAAAGGTGGAAGGGCTCCATCGTCGTTCGACCATCATCGGCAAGCCGCTCGAACTGAGCGGCACGATGCTCGACGGCTCGGAACTTGACTGGTCCGCCTACCGCGGCAAGGTCGTCCTGGTCGACTTCTTCGCCACCTGGTGCGGACCGTGCCGCGCCGAAATGCCGCACGTCCTCGAAATGTACGAGAAGTACAAGGGCCAAGGCTTTGAAGTTCTCGGCATCTCGCTCGACGATTCGAAAGAAAACGCCGAAAGCTACATCGCCGAAATGAAACTTCCCTGGAAGACGATGCTGCCGGTCGAAGAATCGGAGCGCGGCTGGAACCATCCGCTGGTCACCTACCTCGGCATCGACGGAATTCCGCAAGCGATCCTGGTCGATCAGGAGGGGAACGTCATTAACCTGAACGCCCGCGGCGACAAACTGACCAGCGAACTAAAACGTCTGCTCGACCCGGCCCCGGAAGCTCCCGCCGCCGCAGCCGATAAGACGTAA
- a CDS encoding SMI1/KNR4 family protein yields MLDEVLTIIPIPEFPIDVDENAMKATQLELGVELPSDFLAYARVFGSGTIVIDETYDFEIYSPGRSTFIDFVRKFTDRQNQYRRATGNVNMPFGLFPEPEGLLPFGHRDDMYFAWKTKGDPSEWTIVVIWQFEPGGYQDFAIGFCEFLSGILRQKLRLAPFKTIWDDGAEIQFEPEVYGG; encoded by the coding sequence ATGCTTGACGAAGTATTGACGATCATACCCATCCCAGAGTTTCCGATTGATGTTGATGAGAACGCAATGAAGGCAACTCAGTTGGAATTGGGAGTTGAACTGCCTTCAGATTTCCTAGCGTACGCTCGAGTATTTGGCTCCGGAACAATTGTCATCGATGAAACATACGACTTCGAGATCTACAGCCCAGGCCGATCAACGTTCATCGACTTCGTCAGAAAATTCACGGATCGCCAAAATCAATATCGGCGAGCGACTGGAAACGTAAACATGCCCTTTGGACTCTTTCCTGAACCGGAAGGGTTACTGCCATTCGGCCATCGAGATGACATGTACTTCGCGTGGAAGACGAAAGGCGATCCGAGCGAGTGGACGATTGTTGTGATTTGGCAATTTGAGCCCGGGGGCTACCAGGATTTTGCAATCGGTTTCTGCGAATTCCTATCAGGGATTCTTCGACAAAAACTGCGTCTCGCTCCGTTTAAGACCATCTGGGACGATGGAGCGGAGATCCAATTCGAACCTGAAGTTTACGGCGGCTAG